A region from the Lolium perenne isolate Kyuss_39 chromosome 4, Kyuss_2.0, whole genome shotgun sequence genome encodes:
- the LOC127292865 gene encoding soluble inorganic pyrophosphatase isoform X1: MEIRAEKGMDGEADKKICQVSRVPSASLNERILSSAFQNLAAYPWHDLKLGPGAPAGPNCVIEITRVGKVKHDLYKDKASVLIKVDRVLYSVAYGFIPRTLVDDNDPMDVLVLMHELLAHVCFLRARATGLMPMIEQGEKDDKIIDVWAHDPEYRGIEDISELVPQCLQEIRRFFENYNKSESNEVAVNDFLPAEYVIKKYSTDLSRVMRLTKIC, translated from the exons ATGGAGATTCGAGCAGAAAAAG GCATGGATGGAGAAGCTGATAAAAAGATCTGCCAGGTTTCAAGGGTGCCCTCTGCTTCTCTAAATGAGCGGATCCTTTCTTCTGCATTCCAGAATCTTGCTGCTTACCCATGGCACGACCTGAAGCTAG GTCCTGGAGCTCCTGCTGGTCCCAACTGT GTGATTGAGATTACTAGAGTCGGGAAGGTTAAGCATGATTTGTATAAAGACAAAGCTTCTGTTCTTATCAAG GTTGATCGTGTCCTTTACTCAGTTGCTTATGGCTTTATTCCACGCACACTGGTTGATGACAATGACCCCATGGACGTCCTTGTCCTGATGCAT GAACTGCTTGCTCATGTCTGTTTCCTGCGTGCACGTGCTACTGGTCTTATGCCTATGATTGAACAG GGTGAGAAAGATGATAAGATCATAGATGTATGGGCTCATGACCCTGAATACCGTGGTATCGAAGACATCAGTGAACTTGTCCCCCAGTGCCTTCAGGAGATTCGTCGCTTCTTTGAAAATT ACAACAAGAGTGAAAGCAATGAGGTTGCAGTGAATGATTTCCTCCCAGCAGAATATGTCATCAAGAAGTACTCAAC GGACCTCTCGAGAGTCATGCGGTTGACGAAGATCTGCTGA
- the LOC127292865 gene encoding soluble inorganic pyrophosphatase isoform X2: protein MEIRAEKGMDGEADKKICQVSRVPSASLNERILSSAFQNLAAYPWHDLKLGPGAPAGPNCVIEITRVGKVKHDLYKDKASVLIKELLAHVCFLRARATGLMPMIEQGEKDDKIIDVWAHDPEYRGIEDISELVPQCLQEIRRFFENYNKSESNEVAVNDFLPAEYVIKKYSTDLSRVMRLTKIC, encoded by the exons ATGGAGATTCGAGCAGAAAAAG GCATGGATGGAGAAGCTGATAAAAAGATCTGCCAGGTTTCAAGGGTGCCCTCTGCTTCTCTAAATGAGCGGATCCTTTCTTCTGCATTCCAGAATCTTGCTGCTTACCCATGGCACGACCTGAAGCTAG GTCCTGGAGCTCCTGCTGGTCCCAACTGT GTGATTGAGATTACTAGAGTCGGGAAGGTTAAGCATGATTTGTATAAAGACAAAGCTTCTGTTCTTATCAAG GAACTGCTTGCTCATGTCTGTTTCCTGCGTGCACGTGCTACTGGTCTTATGCCTATGATTGAACAG GGTGAGAAAGATGATAAGATCATAGATGTATGGGCTCATGACCCTGAATACCGTGGTATCGAAGACATCAGTGAACTTGTCCCCCAGTGCCTTCAGGAGATTCGTCGCTTCTTTGAAAATT ACAACAAGAGTGAAAGCAATGAGGTTGCAGTGAATGATTTCCTCCCAGCAGAATATGTCATCAAGAAGTACTCAAC GGACCTCTCGAGAGTCATGCGGTTGACGAAGATCTGCTGA